The Planococcus donghaensis genome contains a region encoding:
- the rph gene encoding ribonuclease PH: MTRIDNRQTNELRPVTVDVEYLIHPEGSVLITVGQTKVICTATIEEKVPGFLRGQGKGWITAEYSMLPRATNSRNRREASAGKIGGRTMEIQRLIGRALRAVVDLEKLGERTLWIDCDVIQADGGTRTASITGAFIAMTMAIGKLELPDFPVTDFLAATSVGVTAENGPILDLNYVEDSSAEVDMNLVMTGAGHFVELQGTGEESTFTRAQLNELLDLGEAGIRQLIAMQQDALGELAERIGERVPAEL, from the coding sequence ATGACACGCATAGATAATAGACAAACAAACGAATTGCGTCCCGTTACCGTGGACGTTGAGTACTTGATTCACCCAGAAGGTTCGGTACTAATCACAGTAGGCCAAACAAAAGTAATTTGTACCGCAACGATCGAAGAAAAAGTTCCTGGATTTTTACGTGGTCAAGGTAAAGGTTGGATCACGGCAGAGTATTCGATGTTACCTCGTGCAACAAATAGCCGAAACCGCCGAGAAGCTTCAGCGGGGAAAATCGGTGGACGGACTATGGAAATTCAACGTTTAATCGGCCGTGCATTGCGCGCAGTTGTGGACTTAGAGAAACTAGGTGAACGTACGCTATGGATCGATTGTGACGTCATCCAAGCAGATGGTGGAACACGTACAGCATCAATCACAGGAGCCTTTATCGCCATGACGATGGCTATTGGTAAACTTGAGTTACCTGATTTTCCTGTAACCGATTTTCTTGCAGCTACGAGTGTAGGCGTCACTGCAGAAAACGGACCGATTCTAGATTTGAACTATGTTGAAGATTCAAGTGCAGAAGTGGATATGAACTTAGTGATGACTGGAGCAGGACATTTTGTTGAACTTCAAGGAACAGGTGAAGAGTCAACATTTACGCGCGCTCAGTTGAATGAGTTGCTAGATCTTGGAGAAGCTGGGATTCGTCAATTGATTGCGATGCAACAAGATGCATTAGGTGAACTAGCTGAACGAATTGGCGAAAGGGTGCCAGCAGAACTATGA
- a CDS encoding XTP/dITP diphosphatase yields MKQIVIATQNKGKAKDFEALLAPLGYEVLTLLDVAQDMDVEETGVTFEENAILKAEAVAKALNIPVISDDSGLEIDALNGEPGVYSARYAGGEKSDSANIDKVLEKLAGVPENERTARFRCVLAVAAPGQQTQTFSGSCEGKILDARRGENGFGYDPIFYVPSLKKAMAELLPQEKAAISHRGNALRELKQSLPNWLNEQS; encoded by the coding sequence ATGAAACAAATAGTAATTGCAACTCAAAACAAAGGGAAAGCGAAAGATTTTGAAGCGCTTCTTGCGCCACTCGGATATGAAGTATTAACACTTCTAGATGTGGCACAAGATATGGACGTGGAAGAAACGGGTGTAACCTTTGAAGAGAACGCCATCTTAAAAGCAGAAGCGGTAGCAAAAGCACTAAATATCCCGGTTATATCTGACGATAGTGGTTTGGAAATTGATGCGTTAAACGGTGAACCAGGTGTATACTCTGCACGTTATGCAGGTGGCGAAAAAAGCGACAGTGCAAATATTGATAAAGTGCTTGAAAAATTAGCTGGCGTGCCAGAAAACGAACGCACAGCGCGTTTCCGTTGCGTACTAGCAGTTGCAGCTCCAGGACAACAAACACAAACTTTCTCTGGGTCATGTGAAGGCAAGATATTGGATGCACGCCGAGGCGAGAACGGTTTTGGCTATGATCCGATTTTTTACGTGCCGAGCTTAAAGAAAGCGATGGCGGAACTATTGCCACAAGAAAAAGCAGCCATTTCTCACCGAGGCAATGCATTACGTGAACTGAAACAAAGCCTTCCCAACTGGTTAAACGAACAAAGCTAA
- the racE gene encoding glutamate racemase encodes MNAPIGVIDSGVGGLTVAKEIMKLLPNEQICYIGDNARCPYGPRPLSEVRTYTWQMANALMKKNIKMLVIACNTATAAALYSLQKNLPIPVIGVIFPGARAAVKSSTTNKIAVLGTSGTVKSGAYEKAVLSLVSSAHVIQLACPRFVPLVESDEYEGEFAHRIVQETLASIAYEEFDTAILGCTHYPLLQGFIEEVLGDTVHVLSSAEETAKDVERYLNYKNQFANREKPPVHRFYTSGSTQIFGSIVRKWLEIDEPIIHSIRFPKT; translated from the coding sequence TTGAATGCGCCAATTGGAGTAATTGATTCGGGAGTCGGTGGACTCACCGTTGCAAAAGAAATAATGAAGCTATTGCCGAACGAGCAAATTTGCTATATTGGTGATAATGCGCGTTGTCCGTACGGGCCGCGTCCGTTATCGGAAGTTCGGACCTATACGTGGCAAATGGCAAATGCGTTGATGAAGAAAAACATAAAAATGCTAGTCATTGCTTGCAATACGGCAACTGCAGCTGCGTTGTACTCGCTACAAAAGAACTTGCCAATTCCTGTAATCGGGGTTATATTTCCCGGAGCCCGAGCTGCGGTTAAATCTTCCACAACCAATAAAATAGCTGTTTTAGGTACTTCGGGAACAGTGAAAAGCGGAGCTTATGAAAAAGCGGTTTTATCGTTGGTTTCTTCTGCTCATGTGATCCAGCTAGCTTGTCCGCGTTTTGTTCCTTTAGTAGAAAGTGATGAATACGAAGGAGAATTTGCTCATCGCATCGTTCAAGAAACATTGGCGTCAATCGCCTACGAGGAATTCGATACAGCTATTTTAGGGTGTACCCATTATCCATTGTTACAAGGTTTTATCGAAGAAGTGCTAGGGGATACTGTTCATGTTCTTTCGTCAGCAGAAGAAACGGCGAAAGATGTGGAGCGCTATTTAAATTACAAAAATCAGTTTGCCAACCGTGAAAAACCACCGGTCCATCGTTTTTATACATCGGGGTCTACACAAATCTTTGGTTCGATTGTCCGCAAGTGGTTAGAGATTGATGAACCGATAATTCATTCCATTCGATTCCCGAAAACCTGA